Genomic DNA from Mycolicibacterium helvum:
ATGTACGGCACGTAGCCGTAGACCAGGCCCAGCACCACCACCACCGGCTGACCGGTCAGCCAGTGCACGTTCACGTGGAAGACTCCGCCGAGGCTGAACAGCCGATTGACCATGCCGTCGTCCTGAAGCAGGTTGACCCAAGCCAGCATTCGCATCATGTAGCTGATCCAGAACGGTGCGATCAAAGCGGCAAGCAACACACCGGCCCACCGGCCCGACAGCCGAGCCGTGTAGTAGGCCACCGGGAAGGCGATCAGTAGGCACAACACGCTGGCCAGCACCACGTAGACCGCGGTGCGCAACAGCGCGGGCCCGAACACCCCGTTTTCGCCGACGATATGAGTCAGGACGTAGGTGAACTGAGAAGGATCCCACTCCAACGGGTTCCACACCGGAATCGGTGTCCGGAACAGTGGATCGACCTGGCCGAAGACGATGGCCAGCACGACGTAGAGCGGCGCCAGGAAGAACACCGCGAGCCAGACGACGCCGGGCATCGCGAGCAGGGGCCACAGCCCGTTGGTGCGCGTCCGCTTCAACGGCGACGCGACTGGGGCCGGAGTGGGGTCAGCGACCTCAGCGAGGGTCACCTGGGTCAGGATCCGCCGGCCTTGAAGGCGCGCCAGACATTGTGCCAGGCAGCGTCATTGGCGGCGTCCAGCTCAAGCAGTCGATATCCGACGTCGAAGTACTCGGGACGCACGATCGCGCTCTTCAGGTTTTCGGGGACCAGCCCGTCGGCGACGAGCGAATCCGGGTTGAGCGACACCTGCGGCGGTTGGTAGCCGATCTGCTGGAAGTTCTGCTTGGCGACCTCGGTCTCGAGCATATGGTTGAGGAACAGGTTGGCCAGCACCGGATTCTTGCCGCCACGCAGCAGCACGATCAGGTCATTGTCGACCAGCCCCTTGCCGTCGGCAGGGAACCAGTAGCGCAGGATCTCGGGGCCGGTCCCCTCCGGCAGGTAGTTGACGGCGTTGATGATGTCGCCGGACCACATCTGCGACACGCCGATCTGACCGGCGGGCAGGTCGCTGTACATCGTGACGGTGACCTTCGGCGAGGTCGCCGCCACCATTGCCGTGAGTTGGTCGCCGAGCTTCTTGAGGTCGTCGGCCGATGACGTGTTGACATCGGTGATGCCCAGCTTCAGCAGCACCATCGCCATCGCGGTGTGCCAGTCATCGATGACGGCGGTCTTGTTCTTGTAGGCCGGATCCCACAGTGCCTCATAGGGATTCTTCAGACCACCGATATCAGCCGGCACCTGGTCGGCACGCCAGCCGATGCCGGTGGTGTACACGGTGTAGGGCACCGTGAACCGCCACTCCTGGTCGTACCAGGGGTTGGCGAAGAACGGCCAGACATTCTTGATGTTGGGCACGTAGCTGTGGTTGATCGGACGGACCAAGCCGCCGTTGACCAGCCGGCTGATCTGGTCGTAGCTTGGGAAGTAAATGTCGTAGTCGACGTTGCCGCCGCGGATCTTGGTGATGGCCTCGTCAGTGTCGTTGAACGTCGACACTTGCACCTTGGTCGCGTACTTGTCCTCGAACGACTTGATAGCGTCCGGCGCGATGTAATCGGCGTAGCTGTAGAGCTGCAGCGTGGCGCCCTTTTCCGGGGCCAGCCCGTCCGCGATCGGCTTGTTGTCACCTGCGATGTCCCACGTCACCGGATTCTTCGGCGACGCGATCTTCAGGGTCGGTGCCGAACTCGATTGTCCCCCTTTGGAACACGCATCAAGAAATGCCACGAGCGCGGGGGTTCCAGCGGCCAGTAGGGCGGCCCGCTGGAGAAACTGTCGACGATTCGGGCCGGGTCCTGTCGGTGCTGGCATCCGCGCCTCCGTGGTTTCGAGTCTTCTCAAGTCTTGTTTGTTCCTTGGACTCTGGCATAGACTGAACGATCAGTCAATAGATGCAGCGGCGCTTTTTCGCAGGTCCGCATAGCAATCGAGTGGAAGGTTACCCCGTGGCTTCGCCGATTATCGAGAGCCCGGTTCATGACGCGGTCAACCAGTTGATCGCCGATCAGGAGAAGGTGTTCCTGGCGCGCCAGCCGCGCAGCACCGAAATGATCAGCCGCGCACGCGAACACCTCGCGGGCGGGGCGACGTCCAACTGGCAGATCGCCCAACCACAGGCGGTGTGGATGAGCCACGGTGCAGGCTCCAAGGTGTACGACGTCGATGGCACCGAGTACGTCGACATGCACGGCGGCTACGGCGCTTCCATCGCCGGCCACGCCCACCCCGCGATCGTCGAGGCGGTCAGCAGGCAGGTCCGCCGCGGCACGCACTTCGCGCAGCCGACCGAGGATGCGATCTGGATCGCAGGAGAGCTGGCCCGCCGGTTCGATTTGCCGTTGTGGCGCTTCGCCAATTCCGGCACCGAGGCCACCATGGATGCCGTGCACCTCGCCCGGTCGGTGACCGGGCGGGATCTCATCATCAAGGTCGAGGGTTGCTACCACGGCCATCACGACTCGGTCGAGGTCTCGGTACTCCCCGAGGCAGATCAGGTCGGCCCGAGCGAGCATCCGATCGGCGTGCCGGGCAACAGCGGTATCCCGGCGGCGATCCGCGACCTGGTGGTCGTGGTGGGATTCAACGACCCCGAGGCGGTGGCCCGGGCGCTGGCAGAGCACCGCGGTCAGGTGGCAGCGATGATCGTGGAGCCGGTGATGATGAACGCCGGCATCATTGCGCCCGACGACGGCTACCTGGCCGCAATCCGCGACCTGGTCCATGCCGAGGGTGCCCTGCTGATCTACGACGAGGTCAAGACCGGCTTTACCACCGGGCCTGGCGGTGTCACGGCGATGTCCGGCGTCGTCCCCGATATCATCTGTCTGGCAAAGGCTTTGGGTGGTGGAATCTCGGTCGCAGCGATCGGGGGCACCGAGACCGTGATGTCGGCGATCGCCGACGGCAGCTACGAACAGGTCGGCACCTTCAACGGTAATCCGCTGGCGATGGCGGCCACCAGGGCCACCCTGGCCGAGGTGCTGACGCCGGCCGCCTACGCGCGCATGGCGTCCCTGGCTGAGCGTCTCCGCGCCGCTTTGGAAGCGACGACGGCCGAACACGGTTACGGTTGGCACGTGGTGAGTGTCGGGGCCAAGGGTTGCGTGACGTTCAAACGCGAGCCCGTGCACGATTTCCGCGACTTTCTCCAGATCGACGACCGGTTGGGCCACTTGCACTGGCTCATGCAGCACAACGGCGGTGTATTCCTGCCGCCTTGGGGCAAGGTGGAGCAATGGTTGCTATCTGTTCAGCACGACGAGGCCGATGTCGACCGGTTCGCCGCGAACTTCGCCCGGCTCGCCCGGGCGGTGGCGGCCTGACCGCCTGTTGCGTGGACGGCCGCCGGTGACCGGCGGAGCGATCCGGCTGCACCAGCTGGCGAAGTCGTTCGACGGCGTCCCCGCTGTGACGGGTATCGACCTGGATATCCCAGCGGGGCAATTCTATTCGCTTCTCGGTGCATCCGGCTGCGGTAAGACCACCACCTTGCGGATGATCGCCGGCTTTGAGAAGCCCGACTCCGGGAGCATCGAACTCGACGGCCGCGACGTCGCGCAGGATCCACCCCACAAACGTCCGGTCAACACCGTGTTTCAGACCTACGCGCTGTTCCCGTTCATGACAGTCTGGGACAACGTCGCCTTCGGCTTGCGCTACAAGAAGACTCCCAAGGACGAGACCAAGCGCCGCGTGGGCGAAGCGCTCGAGCTGGTCCGAATGAGCGGGTTCGCCAAACGCCGGCCCACCCAACTCTCCGGCGGCCAGCAGCAGCGCGTCGCACTGGCCCGCGCGCTGGTGCTGCAACCCCGCGTGCTGCTGCTCGATGAGCCCCTCGGCGCGCTGGATGCCAAGCTGCGCAGGCAACTCCAGCTCGAGCTGCGCGCCGTACAGCGTGAGGTCGAGATCACGTTCGTCTACGTAACCCATGACCAGGACGAGGCGCTCACGATGAGCGATCAGATCGCCGTGCTGGCCGAGGGACGCGTCGAACAAGTCGGCCCGCCGCAGGAGATCTACTCCGCCCCGGCAACCACCTACGTGGCCGGATTCCTCGGCGCAGCAAATATTTTCGACGCCGACATCCTCGAGAGCAACGACGGAACGGCGCTGTGCTCGGCGCTGGCTACCAGACTCGGCGCCGTGGTGGACACCTCATGCAAGCCCGGCCCGGCGGCCATCGTCATCCGCCCGGAACGCATCACCCTGCAATCCCCCGACGACCCGGTATCAGCCGGGCACAACGCGATCAATGGGACCGTGGCCCAGGTCGTCTATCACGGGGCATCGACCCAGGTTCACGTCACCGTCGGGGAAGCATGCGCACTCGTTGTCGATGTCCCCAACCAAGCCGGGCCGGGCTCAGTGGCCTTGAGCGCCGGGATGGCGGTCACCTGTGTATGCACCAACGATGCGGTGCGCGTGCTGGCCCGAAGTGCTGCGGCCGTCATCAACGATCCGGCGGCAGAACTCGTCGCCAGCCCGGTTTAGCGGGACCGCCGGCCGCGACCCGCCGCCACCGGACGACGTTCCTCCCGCGGCGGAGCCAGCTCCCGTTCGGCGAAGCGCATCGCGATGTCGTAGGCCACCTTCGAGTCGACTTCCGGGTCCTCCAGTGCGACCTGGATCGACAACCCGTCCAGCAGCGCCGAGAACTCCAGGGCGAACATCCGCGCGTCGACATCGGATTCCAGCTCGGCCGATTGGACCACATCGACGATCATCCGGCGCCAGCGCGCGTCGAGCTCCACCCGGCCGGCCTTGACCTCGTCGTGCCGGAAGGCCAGCGCCCACAGATCAAACCACAGGCCCCAGGCGCCGGGGATCTCGTTCTCCGCCTCCGGGACGCAGGTCCACTGGATCAACAGCGACAGCCGGTCCCGCAATGACGGCACCTCAGCCAGCATCTGTTCGGCCGCCTCGTAGAACGATTCCTCCGAATATCTCAGAGCGTCGACGAGCAGCCGATCGCGGGTGCCGAAGTAGTAGATGACCAACGCCGAGCTGACCCCGGCTCGTTTCGCGACATCGGAGATTCGCGTCTCCGAGAAACCGCGTTCGCAAATGAGCTCCGCTGCGGCGCGCAGCATCTGGATCCGTCTCGCCTCGTTGCCCTCTGTCGCGGGTGCTGGTTCTGCCATTTCGTCGTACTCCCCTTCAACAATGCCTGCGCTGGCACTTGTTGAAAGCCTAACACTTGGTTAGATTGAACAGTCAGTCAAAGATGCCCGTTCGGGCTGACGAAAGTAGAGCGCCATGTCGAACACGTACGACGCCATCGTCATCGGCGGCGGTCACAACGGACTGGTCTCGGCCGCCTATCTCGCACGCTCGGGCGCCAAGACAGTCGTTCTGGAGTCGCGGGGTGCACTGGGCGGTGCGGCCACCACAGAAGCGCCATGGCAGGACGCACCACACCTTCGGGTCACCCGGCTCTCGTACGTGATGAGTCTGATGCCGCCGACCATCGTGGCCGACCTGAGCCTGGACCGCCACGGCTACAAGGTGCACCCGATGGGCCCGTACTACCAGGCATTTCCCGAGGGCGGGTCGCTGACCATCTACGAAGACGACCCCGCCCGCACCCACGAGGAACTGGCCAAATTCTCCAAGAAGGACGCGGACACCTGGCCGAAGTGGAATGCCTGGCTGGAAGGCATCGCCGACGTCATGGGCCCACTTCTGACGCAGGTGCCACCCAATATCGGTTCCCACAAGCCGGCTGATCTGCTCGACCTCGCGAAACTCGGCTGGAGCCAGCGTGCGATGACCACCCGGATGATGGGCGACGTCACCCGGCTGCTGACCATGAGCATCGCCGACCTGCTCGACGACTGGTTCGAATCACCGCAAATCAAAGGCGCGCTGGCGGTCAACGGCGTCATCGGCACGTGGGCGGGACCGTACGAGCCCGGCACCGCCTACGTGATGGCGCATCACTCTATCGGCGACGTCGGCGACGGCCAGCTCGGCAGCTGGGGCTACCCCGAGGGGGGCATGGGAGCGGTATCGGAAGCCATCGCCCGCTCCGCCCGGAGCTTCGGCGCCGAGATCCGCACCAATGCTCGAGTATCCCGGATGCTGGTGCGGGGCGGTCGAATCGAGGGCGTGGTCCTGGACAACGGCGACGAGCTGCTGGCACCGGTGGTGGTCACGACGCTGCACCCGCGCACCGCGTTCCTGGATCAGATCCCGCGCCAGGAATTGCCCGGTGACTTCATCAAGGACATCGAGCACTGGAAGACGCGCAGCGGCGTGGTGAAGATCAACCTGGCACTGGGCGAACTGCCCAACTTCACGGCCAATCCGAGCGAGGGTATCGCCGAGCACCACACCGGCTCGGTGGAGATGGCACCAACCATGGAGTACATCGAGGCCGCGTTCCAGGACGCCCGCGCCGGGCGGCCCGCCCTGGCCCCGTTCAGCGACGGCGTGATCCCGACCACGTTGGACAAGACGCTGAATCCCGATGGCACACATATCATGTCGCTCTTCACCCAGTGGGTGCCGGCCGAATGGGCCAACGCGCCGCACACCGAAGAGCTGGACGCCTACGCCGATCGCCTGATCGATCTCTACGACCAGGTCGCGCCCGGTTTCAAGGGTTCGATCCTGCACCGCGACATCGTCGGCCCGCACGAGATGGAAGTGGAGTACGGGCTGATCGGCGGCAACATCTTCCACGGCGAGTTGTCGCTGGAGCAACTCTTCCATATGCGTCCCGCACCCGGGTTCGCCGACTATCGCACCCCGATTGCCGGTCTGTACAACGGCAGTTCGGCCACCCATGCCGGCGGCGGGGTGTGCGGTATCCCCGGCTGGCAGGCGGCCAAAGCTGCGCTGGCCGACAAGAAGCGCGGCGAGCGGCGACTGCTGTCGAAGCTGGGCAGGCGCTCCTGACTCCCTCCCCGGTCGCCGGCATGCTGGGGGCCCGCTCGGTGGCACTGGTCGGGGCCAGTCCGAGGCCGGGCAGCTTCGGCGAGCGAATGATCATCGAGGCCCGCCGGAGCTCGGCCCGCATGCATTTGGTGAACCCGCGCTACGACAGCATCGACGGCATCGCCTGCGCACCGTCGCTGAACGCGCTCGACGAACCCGTCGACCTGGTGCTGCTCGGCGTTCCCGACGCCGCCCTGCTCGACGAGCTGAAGTCCGCGGTGGCGGTCGGGGCAGGGTCGGCGGTCATCTTCGGTTCCGCGCACGGTGCCGCGTTGCGCCAGGCGGTCACGGTCACCGCCGCCGAAGCGGGGATGGCCGTGTGCGGTGCGGGCTGCATGGGGTTCGTCAACAACGCCACCGGTCTGCGCGCGCTGGGCTACCTCGAGCCCGATCCCCTACCACCGGGCGGGGTTTCGCTGGTGACGCATTCCGGGTCGGCGTTCTCCACTATCTTGCGGGCCGGCCGCGGATTCGGGTTCCGGCTGGCGGTCTCGTCTGGTCAGGAGCTGGTCACCGACACCGCCGACTACGTGGACTACATCGTCGAGGACCCGGACACCACGGTGATTGCGCTGCTGCTGGAGACTCCGCGGTCGGTGGGCAGGTTGCGGGCGGGGCTGCACCGTGCCGCCCAGCGGGGCATCCCGGTGGTGATCCTGCCGGTCGGCCACTCGCCGCGCGGGCGTGCCATGGTCGCCGCACACTCCGGTGCGCTGGCCGGCGATGCCGCGGGCTGGCAGGCGTTCTGCGCCGACACCGGCGCCATTCGGGTGTCAGACATGGCCGAATTAACCGACACCATAGAGCTTTTCGAGGCCGGTCGGCGTCGCCGACCCGGATCGCACGGGATCGCGACGGTGCACGACTCGGGGGCTGAACGTGCGCTGTGCGCCGATATCGCCCACGATCTCGGCGTGGATTTCGCCGAACTGGCCGCTCCCACGCTGGCCGCCGTCGGCGAGCTGCTCGACGAGGGACTGGCGCCGGGCAATCCGCTCGACGTGTGGGGCACCGGCGCCGACACCCACGCATTGTTCGGCGGCTGCCTGCGGGCATTCGTCGATGATCCCGGGATTGCGGTTACCGCGTTGGCCGTCGATCTGGTCACCGAGTTCGACGATGACACCGCCTACGCTGACGCAGTGCTGGACATCGCGGCCGGCAGCGATAGTCCGTTGGCGGTGCTAACCTCCGTGCCGTCGGCGGTCGATGTATCTACCGCGAAGCGGCTGCGCAGCAACGGTATTCCCGTGCTCGAAGGTACCAGAAGCGGTATCGCGGCTCTGGGCCACCTGGCGTGCTGGCCAGCACCGGTGTCGGCAGAAGCCCCCGCGATCGACGGCGAGCGTGCGCAACGCTGGGCGAGCAGGCTGGCCCAGCCCGGCTGGGACGCTCCGACTGCCTTCGCTCTGCTCGCCGACTACAGCATCCCGGTGACGCGGTCGCGCACCGCCCACGACGTTGCCGGGGCGCTGGCAGCGGCAGCGGCAGTCGGCTATCCGGTGGCGCTGAAAACTCAAGGCAGTGAACATAAGAGCGATGTCGGCGGGGTGGTCCTCGGCATCCCGGACGCCGACTCGCTCGGTGCGGCTTATCTGGAGATGGCGAGCAGACTGGGATCGGGAGTCAACGTCGACGCGATGGCCCCTTCGGGTGTGGAGATCTCGCTGGGGGTGGTGCGCGACGCCAACTTCGGTCCGCTGGTCGTGGTCGCTGCCGGCGGCACACTGGTGGAACTGCTGGCCGACCGTGCGGTTGCCTGTGCACCGGTCAGCCGAGAGGCCGCCATGGCGCTGCTACGTTCGTTGCACACCGCGCCGCTGCTGGCCGGCTGGCGCGGGGCGCCGCCGGTCGACGTGGACGCGCTGGCCGATGCCATCGTCGGATTCTCGCAATTGGCGATTGAACTCGGCGAGCACCTCGACGCGGCGGAAGCCAACCCCGTCATCGCGTCGGCCGCCGGTGTGGTCGCCGTCGACGCCTTGGTGATCCCGCGCGCGCGGTAGGCGCGACGGTCAGAAGATCGCGTAGGCCTTGCGCAGGGTTTCGTGGATCTGCCAGGTGCCGGTCCAGCCCACTGGGAAGACGGCGAGGTCGCCGGCGCCCACCTCACTGGGCTCGCCCCCGTCCGGGGTGACTGTCATCCGCCCCGACACCACGTAGATCACCTCGTTGGTCTCCAGCGTCCAGTGCGATGGGCCGGGGGCACACTGCCAGATACCGGCCGATTTGTCACCGTCGACCCAGACCTCGAGACCGTGGGTCGCCATCGGGGAACCGGTGGCCTCGTCCAGCGGGCCCCAGTCCTCGAGCTCGGCATCGGCCGCATTGGCCAGGACGGTGGTCAGAACTGCAGCGGTCATGGTGGAAAACCTTTCGTTGTCAGGCGTGTTCGGGGAACGGCAGGGAAATCGGTTCGGGCTCGAGGCGACTGTTTCCGTCCGCGTCGAAGCGGTCCAACCCGAGGTCGGTCAGGTCCAGCCAGTCACATTCGCCTTTGAGCGTGACGTCGGCGGCGGCCTCGGCAACCGCTGGGCCCCACATCATGCCGTGCCCGGCCGCACAGGCCACCACGGTGCCGTCTATCGCACCGTCGTCGGTCAGCAGTGGCCCCAGGATCGGCAGGTGGTCTCCTGTGTAGTCGATCGTCGCCGCCCAGGTGCGCCGAAGCCCGAGTCCACGCACCGGCGGGAACAGTGACTCGATGCGGGCGAGTGCCTTCTGGTAGTAGGTCCAGTCGAATTCGGTAGCCTCGCCGGGCTGTTCGTCGGGGTTGCTCATCCCCCACAGCACGCCGCCGTATTCGCCTGGGCGCCAATAAATCCCTTCACTGACGTCGAACACCATGGGCAGTTCGTCGATGTTGGCATCGCGCAGTGGTTCGGTGACCACGACCTGATGCCGGGAGCCGCCGGCGGGGATACGTCCGCCGGCCGTCACACCGACCTCGCCGAGAAGCGGGCCGCCGGTGAGCACCACCCGGTTGGTCTCGATGGGCCCGTCGGCGGTGTCGACGCCGATGACTCGCCCCTTGGCCACCCGTAGACCGGTGAACGCACAGCGTTCGCGGACGTCGACTCGGTGTGCGGTCAGCGCCGCGGCGTACGCCAGCACATTGCGTGGGGCGTTGATGTACCCGTCGCCGGGCGCGTACGAGCCGCCGGCCGTCACGCCCGGCGCCAAACCGGTACTGCGGTCGTCGATATCGGAGCTGGACAGCCATTCGACCGTCAGCCCGAGCCGCTGTTGCAAGGCGATCCGCTCGTGCGCTTGTTGCACCTCGACATCGGTGAAGCACGGCATCAGGTAGCCCTGCGCGACGAAGCCGCAATCCAATGGGTAGCGCTCGCGTGAGGCGGTGTAAAACTCCTGGCTGCGCAGGCCGAGGCGGATCGCGGTCTCGGTGCCGCCCTGCGCGCGGACCATGCCGGCCGCACGGCTGCTGGCGCCGTCACCCAACGTCTGAGATTCGAGCAGCACGACGTGGCCGGCCCCACGTTCGGCGAGCTGGACCGCCGTCCACGCCCCGACCGTGCCGCCACCGACCACCACAACATCCGCACTGTGACTGCTGGTCATACCTCAAGACCGTGACATAGACTGAACGATCAGTCAATAGCTTCCAGCGAGCAGAGAGCACCGCGAATGTACGGGTTGACAGCGCAAGACCGACGGATCCGCGACACCGCCCGCGAATTCGTCGAAACTCTGATCCCCTACGAAGCCGAAGCCGAGATGGCCGGCGGCCAGCTGCCCAAGGAGCTGACCGCCGAGCACCACGCCAAAGCCATCGAGCTGGGCCTGTATGCCACCAACATGCCCACTTCGGTCGGCGGTCCCGGATTCACTGCCCTGCAACAGGTTCTGGTACAGGAGCAGGTGGGCCGAGTCACCAACGCGATCGCCTGGGTGATGCACACGCCGCCGCAGTGGTGGGCCGGGGTGGCCACCGACTACCAGAAGCACCGCTGGCTGCTGCCTGCGGTGCGCGGAGAAAAGCACGAGGCGTATGCGATCACCGAGGAGTTCGCCGGCTCGGACGTCTCGGCGCTGGAAACCACCGCCCGTCGTGACGGCGACGAATACGTCATCAACGGGATCAAGTGGCACGTCACGTCGTTCAACCTGGCCGAGTACGTCTTCGTCCAGGCGGTCCTGGTCGGCGGGCCGCACGAGGGTGACCATGTCCTGCTGGTCGTCGATCTGCCCTGGCCCGGAGTCGAAGTGGTGCGCACACCGCATTACTCGCACAACATCCCCGACGAACATCCGATCGTGTCGTTCACCGATGTACGGGTCCCCGTGAGCCATCTGGTCGGTGCCGAGGGTGAGGGCATGACGTTCACCCAGGACTGGTTCCGCTTCGAACGAATCATGGTGGCGTCCCGCTGCGTGGGTGCCGCCCAGCGCCTGGTCGACGAGATGACCGCGTTCGCAAAGGATCGCATCGTCGACGGTAAGCCACTCGGAGAACACCAGCTGGTGGCCGGCATGCTCGCCGACAGCGCAACCGAATTGTTCGCCGCCCGCAGCCTGCTCTACGAGGTGGCCCGGGGTATCGATGCCGGATTGGATCGTAAGGCGCTGCACGGTCAGGCCTCGATGGCCAAGCTGTACTGCTCGGAGATGGCCGGCCGGGTCGCCGACCGTGCAGTGCAGATCTTCGGCGGGCGCGGCTATATGCGCGAGAACGTTGCCGAACGGATGTTCCGGGAGCTACGCGTGGAGCGAATCTGGGAGGGCGCCAGCGAGATTCAGCGCATCATCATCGGCCGTCAGCTGATGCAGCGCGGGCCTGCGGCGGTGCTGGAGTCCTAGCGCAGCAGGCAGTGTCAGCGCGACAGCTGCGGCGCCGCGCGTCCGGTGATCAGCGGCAGATCGAAGAAGCTGGCGATGCCCGGCTCGGCCGCACAGGTCGCTGGGATGGCGTTGACGCAGTGCGCGGCGGTGGCCACGACGCCCGGGTTGCTCACCAACCCTTCCTCGACGCTTTCGGGCTGCCAGCCCTTGACTGTGACGAAGGTGTTCGGGTTGCCCCGCACCTCCATCTCGTAGCGCTCCCCCGCCGGGCCGAAAGACCATGGCGGATCCATATTTTCCTCGCCCATCAACCAGTTGACGGTGATGCGCACGACGATGGTGTTGGTCACCACGGCATCCCAGTGGAAACGCCGACCGGCGACCTGGCCGGGTTCGATCACGCCGATCGGTGAATCGATGGGTGCGGTCGCCACCGCGATCTCCTGGGAGGTGCGGATCTGCGGTTCGGCGGCGAATCCCAGGCGGTCCACGATCAGCCGAACCGATTGGAAGAAGCCGCCGTTGAGCAGCTTCTGCATGGGCCCGGTCAGTGCGCTCTCCGGTGTGCCACCGAATCCCATCACATGACGCAGCACATCCGGGGCGCCGTAGGTGCGCAGGTCGGAGTATTCCTCGGCGCGCACATACGTCACGCCGGTGGACATCACCGATAGCAGCAGCG
This window encodes:
- a CDS encoding ABC transporter permease — protein: MTLAEVADPTPAPVASPLKRTRTNGLWPLLAMPGVVWLAVFFLAPLYVVLAIVFGQVDPLFRTPIPVWNPLEWDPSQFTYVLTHIVGENGVFGPALLRTAVYVVLASVLCLLIAFPVAYYTARLSGRWAGVLLAALIAPFWISYMMRMLAWVNLLQDDGMVNRLFSLGGVFHVNVHWLTGQPVVVVLGLVYGYVPYMILPLYAGLDRLPQSTLEAARDLGANRLESFWRVTLPMCRPTILAAVLLTCLPMLGDYFTSDMLSASPKTAMVGNLINDSVQAPGQTGQAGAFVMLVLIVTVVPMFYYVRVTARDEVST
- a CDS encoding polyamine ABC transporter substrate-binding protein yields the protein MPAPTGPGPNRRQFLQRAALLAAGTPALVAFLDACSKGGQSSSAPTLKIASPKNPVTWDIAGDNKPIADGLAPEKGATLQLYSYADYIAPDAIKSFEDKYATKVQVSTFNDTDEAITKIRGGNVDYDIYFPSYDQISRLVNGGLVRPINHSYVPNIKNVWPFFANPWYDQEWRFTVPYTVYTTGIGWRADQVPADIGGLKNPYEALWDPAYKNKTAVIDDWHTAMAMVLLKLGITDVNTSSADDLKKLGDQLTAMVAATSPKVTVTMYSDLPAGQIGVSQMWSGDIINAVNYLPEGTGPEILRYWFPADGKGLVDNDLIVLLRGGKNPVLANLFLNHMLETEVAKQNFQQIGYQPPQVSLNPDSLVADGLVPENLKSAIVRPEYFDVGYRLLELDAANDAAWHNVWRAFKAGGS
- a CDS encoding aspartate aminotransferase family protein, which gives rise to MASPIIESPVHDAVNQLIADQEKVFLARQPRSTEMISRAREHLAGGATSNWQIAQPQAVWMSHGAGSKVYDVDGTEYVDMHGGYGASIAGHAHPAIVEAVSRQVRRGTHFAQPTEDAIWIAGELARRFDLPLWRFANSGTEATMDAVHLARSVTGRDLIIKVEGCYHGHHDSVEVSVLPEADQVGPSEHPIGVPGNSGIPAAIRDLVVVVGFNDPEAVARALAEHRGQVAAMIVEPVMMNAGIIAPDDGYLAAIRDLVHAEGALLIYDEVKTGFTTGPGGVTAMSGVVPDIICLAKALGGGISVAAIGGTETVMSAIADGSYEQVGTFNGNPLAMAATRATLAEVLTPAAYARMASLAERLRAALEATTAEHGYGWHVVSVGAKGCVTFKREPVHDFRDFLQIDDRLGHLHWLMQHNGGVFLPPWGKVEQWLLSVQHDEADVDRFAANFARLARAVAA
- a CDS encoding ABC transporter ATP-binding protein, with the translated sequence MTGGAIRLHQLAKSFDGVPAVTGIDLDIPAGQFYSLLGASGCGKTTTLRMIAGFEKPDSGSIELDGRDVAQDPPHKRPVNTVFQTYALFPFMTVWDNVAFGLRYKKTPKDETKRRVGEALELVRMSGFAKRRPTQLSGGQQQRVALARALVLQPRVLLLDEPLGALDAKLRRQLQLELRAVQREVEITFVYVTHDQDEALTMSDQIAVLAEGRVEQVGPPQEIYSAPATTYVAGFLGAANIFDADILESNDGTALCSALATRLGAVVDTSCKPGPAAIVIRPERITLQSPDDPVSAGHNAINGTVAQVVYHGASTQVHVTVGEACALVVDVPNQAGPGSVALSAGMAVTCVCTNDAVRVLARSAAAVINDPAAELVASPV
- a CDS encoding TetR/AcrR family transcriptional regulator yields the protein MAEPAPATEGNEARRIQMLRAAAELICERGFSETRISDVAKRAGVSSALVIYYFGTRDRLLVDALRYSEESFYEAAEQMLAEVPSLRDRLSLLIQWTCVPEAENEIPGAWGLWFDLWALAFRHDEVKAGRVELDARWRRMIVDVVQSAELESDVDARMFALEFSALLDGLSIQVALEDPEVDSKVAYDIAMRFAERELAPPREERRPVAAGRGRRSR
- a CDS encoding phytoene desaturase family protein, with the translated sequence MSNTYDAIVIGGGHNGLVSAAYLARSGAKTVVLESRGALGGAATTEAPWQDAPHLRVTRLSYVMSLMPPTIVADLSLDRHGYKVHPMGPYYQAFPEGGSLTIYEDDPARTHEELAKFSKKDADTWPKWNAWLEGIADVMGPLLTQVPPNIGSHKPADLLDLAKLGWSQRAMTTRMMGDVTRLLTMSIADLLDDWFESPQIKGALAVNGVIGTWAGPYEPGTAYVMAHHSIGDVGDGQLGSWGYPEGGMGAVSEAIARSARSFGAEIRTNARVSRMLVRGGRIEGVVLDNGDELLAPVVVTTLHPRTAFLDQIPRQELPGDFIKDIEHWKTRSGVVKINLALGELPNFTANPSEGIAEHHTGSVEMAPTMEYIEAAFQDARAGRPALAPFSDGVIPTTLDKTLNPDGTHIMSLFTQWVPAEWANAPHTEELDAYADRLIDLYDQVAPGFKGSILHRDIVGPHEMEVEYGLIGGNIFHGELSLEQLFHMRPAPGFADYRTPIAGLYNGSSATHAGGGVCGIPGWQAAKAALADKKRGERRLLSKLGRRS
- a CDS encoding acetate--CoA ligase family protein, which produces MLGARSVALVGASPRPGSFGERMIIEARRSSARMHLVNPRYDSIDGIACAPSLNALDEPVDLVLLGVPDAALLDELKSAVAVGAGSAVIFGSAHGAALRQAVTVTAAEAGMAVCGAGCMGFVNNATGLRALGYLEPDPLPPGGVSLVTHSGSAFSTILRAGRGFGFRLAVSSGQELVTDTADYVDYIVEDPDTTVIALLLETPRSVGRLRAGLHRAAQRGIPVVILPVGHSPRGRAMVAAHSGALAGDAAGWQAFCADTGAIRVSDMAELTDTIELFEAGRRRRPGSHGIATVHDSGAERALCADIAHDLGVDFAELAAPTLAAVGELLDEGLAPGNPLDVWGTGADTHALFGGCLRAFVDDPGIAVTALAVDLVTEFDDDTAYADAVLDIAAGSDSPLAVLTSVPSAVDVSTAKRLRSNGIPVLEGTRSGIAALGHLACWPAPVSAEAPAIDGERAQRWASRLAQPGWDAPTAFALLADYSIPVTRSRTAHDVAGALAAAAAVGYPVALKTQGSEHKSDVGGVVLGIPDADSLGAAYLEMASRLGSGVNVDAMAPSGVEISLGVVRDANFGPLVVVAAGGTLVELLADRAVACAPVSREAAMALLRSLHTAPLLAGWRGAPPVDVDALADAIVGFSQLAIELGEHLDAAEANPVIASAAGVVAVDALVIPRAR
- a CDS encoding cupin domain-containing protein, producing the protein MTAAVLTTVLANAADAELEDWGPLDEATGSPMATHGLEVWVDGDKSAGIWQCAPGPSHWTLETNEVIYVVSGRMTVTPDGGEPSEVGAGDLAVFPVGWTGTWQIHETLRKAYAIF